Proteins from a single region of Polycladomyces zharkentensis:
- a CDS encoding YheC/YheD family endospore coat-associated protein: MALANAGWLAWQNATTPVAFIPHPRYSPKPLPKQLSVVLGTGWKARIPVAQRRTNVGNTLYTPARVLPTSDDEYRVGPFVAILTSDGNRDFRGNKRNFIDIIRMGRKIGVTVFVVTPSGIHPHEPTVQGYLLDDHEEKIQWIPATMPMPNIVYNRIPNRILEQRHEEQVAIRFFQETPGIRLFNPGFFDKWMLYEYLVNSKETQPYLPETVQWDKENECRQLFQRHPILFLKPVDGKAGLDMIRIIREPNRYEVIHQSQNGKKRYHRTDFNSLWRLLKTLTNQRKYILQQGIPLATYRNRPFDLRLLLQKDGTGCWQFTGLGIRVAGRDAISTHVPMGGSIAPASEVLQEVFRDHQTEIRETIEQTALKIARHIEAERRYNLGEMSMDLGIEQNGRLWFFEANAKPMKFDEPDIRHLSLARLIHYCLYLSGFKQSKEA; encoded by the coding sequence GTGGCGTTAGCGAATGCTGGTTGGTTGGCATGGCAAAATGCGACCACTCCCGTCGCGTTTATCCCACATCCGCGCTACTCGCCGAAACCGTTGCCCAAACAATTGTCGGTTGTTTTGGGAACGGGCTGGAAAGCCAGAATTCCCGTCGCACAGAGAAGAACCAACGTTGGCAACACTCTATACACTCCCGCCAGGGTGTTGCCCACCAGCGATGACGAATACAGAGTCGGACCGTTCGTCGCCATCCTCACCTCCGACGGGAATCGCGACTTCCGGGGAAACAAACGTAATTTTATCGACATTATCCGGATGGGTCGCAAAATCGGGGTGACCGTTTTCGTCGTTACCCCCAGCGGCATCCATCCCCACGAACCCACCGTACAGGGTTACCTGTTGGACGATCATGAGGAGAAAATTCAATGGATTCCAGCTACCATGCCCATGCCCAACATTGTATATAACCGCATCCCCAACCGCATTTTGGAACAACGACATGAAGAGCAGGTCGCGATCCGATTCTTCCAGGAGACGCCAGGGATTCGGCTGTTTAACCCCGGTTTCTTCGATAAATGGATGCTGTACGAATATCTGGTGAACTCCAAAGAGACTCAACCCTATCTGCCCGAAACGGTCCAATGGGACAAAGAAAACGAATGCCGCCAATTATTCCAGCGCCATCCCATTCTGTTTTTAAAACCTGTCGACGGCAAGGCGGGGTTGGATATGATCCGCATCATTCGCGAGCCAAACAGGTATGAAGTGATCCATCAATCGCAAAACGGCAAGAAACGATACCACAGGACTGATTTCAACTCGTTGTGGCGATTGCTGAAAACCCTGACGAATCAACGAAAATACATCCTGCAACAGGGCATCCCCCTGGCCACTTACCGCAACCGACCCTTTGATCTGCGACTGTTGTTGCAAAAAGACGGAACGGGATGTTGGCAATTCACCGGCCTGGGCATTCGCGTTGCCGGCCGGGACGCCATTTCCACACATGTTCCCATGGGCGGGTCCATCGCACCCGCTTCCGAAGTATTGCAGGAAGTGTTTCGGGATCACCAAACTGAGATCCGGGAGACGATCGAGCAGACAGCACTCAAGATCGCACGCCACATCGAGGCGGAAAGACGATACAACCTGGGAGAAATGTCGATGGATCTGGGCATCGAACAAAACGGGCGGTTATGGTTTTTTGAAGCCAATGCCAAGCCGATGAAATTCGACGAACCGGACATTCGGCACCTGTC